In one window of Vibrio sp. JC009 DNA:
- a CDS encoding thymidylate synthase — translation MRQYLDLCQRIVDEGVWVENKRTGKRCLTVINADLTYDVGNNQFPLVTTRKSFWKAAVAELLGYIRGYDNAEDFRKLGTKTWDANANLNQAWLNNAYRKGEDDMGRVYGVQGRAWAKPDGGHIDQLKKIVDDLSRGIDDRGEILNFYNPGEFHMGCLRPCMYSHHFSLLGDTLYLNSTQRSCDVPLGLNFNMVQVYVFLALMAQITGKKPGLAYHKLVNAHIYEDQLELMRDVQLKREPLSAPEFKINPDIKSLEDLETWVTLDDFEVSGYECHEGIKYPFSV, via the coding sequence GTGAGACAATATTTAGATCTATGTCAGCGAATTGTTGATGAAGGCGTATGGGTTGAAAACAAGCGTACAGGTAAGCGTTGCCTTACCGTTATTAACGCAGATCTGACCTATGATGTAGGGAATAACCAGTTCCCGCTGGTTACCACCAGAAAGAGCTTCTGGAAAGCTGCGGTAGCTGAGCTACTGGGCTATATCCGCGGATATGACAACGCAGAAGACTTCAGAAAGCTGGGTACTAAAACCTGGGATGCCAATGCAAACCTGAACCAGGCCTGGCTGAACAATGCTTACCGTAAAGGTGAGGATGATATGGGCCGTGTATATGGTGTACAGGGCCGCGCCTGGGCAAAACCTGATGGCGGCCATATCGACCAGTTAAAGAAAATCGTGGATGACCTGAGCCGTGGAATTGATGACCGTGGTGAAATCCTGAATTTCTACAACCCGGGTGAGTTCCATATGGGTTGTCTGCGCCCGTGTATGTACAGCCACCACTTTTCGCTTCTGGGTGACACCTTGTATCTAAACAGCACTCAGCGCTCCTGTGATGTTCCACTTGGCCTGAATTTCAATATGGTTCAGGTCTATGTATTCCTGGCGCTGATGGCCCAGATAACAGGAAAGAAACCAGGCCTTGCTTACCACAAGCTTGTAAACGCACACATCTACGAAGACCAGCTTGAATTAATGCGAGACGTTCAGCTTAAGCGTGAACCTCTGTCTGCCCCTGAATTTAAGATTAACCCTGACATTAAATCTCTGGAAGATTTGGAAACCTGGGTAACGCTGGATGATTTTGAGGTTAGCGGGTATGAGTGTCATGAGGGGATTAAGTATCCGTTTTCGGTTTAG